From the Psychrobacillus sp. FSL K6-4046 genome, one window contains:
- a CDS encoding YesL family protein — MELTGWRGTLYRYMDWGMRLAYINILWLGGIILGLGVVGFFPATVAMLSVIRKWSYGEEDIKTFRYFNDIYRKELLKSNIYGYIWLIIGVILFVDLQFFRSLPNIAALIASFFFFILGVIYLIALLYAFPLYVGYQMKLSQYFKDCIYIVLAHPLFAVFMVLGFYFPYYLVMKIPGLIPFYSGSLIGVTLIFLSNKLFKIIESKQQEPIEYKK, encoded by the coding sequence ATGGAGCTGACAGGCTGGAGAGGAACGCTATATCGATATATGGACTGGGGAATGCGGCTTGCCTATATAAATATCCTTTGGTTAGGCGGAATCATCTTAGGTCTAGGCGTTGTAGGTTTTTTCCCAGCTACAGTTGCTATGCTATCGGTTATACGCAAATGGAGCTATGGTGAAGAGGATATAAAAACCTTTCGTTACTTCAATGATATATATAGAAAAGAATTATTAAAATCTAATATCTATGGTTATATTTGGCTGATTATAGGCGTTATTCTTTTCGTAGATTTGCAGTTTTTTCGTAGCCTGCCAAATATAGCAGCCTTAATAGCATCATTTTTCTTCTTTATATTAGGTGTAATTTATTTGATCGCTTTATTGTATGCTTTTCCACTTTATGTCGGTTATCAGATGAAGCTTTCCCAGTATTTTAAGGATTGTATTTATATCGTTTTGGCCCATCCTTTGTTTGCGGTGTTCATGGTTTTAGGTTTTTATTTCCCCTATTATTTAGTCATGAAAATTCCTGGACTCATACCTTTTTATAGCGGAAGTTTAATAGGCGTTACTTTAATATTTCTATCCAATAAACTGTTTAAAATTATTGAATCAAAACAGCAAGAGCCCATTGAATATAAGAAATAA
- a CDS encoding extracellular solute-binding protein, giving the protein MIKRQSDFESRYNKFIHEVKQEIITGKIKPGEFILPENTLSKEYALSRVSIRKALAELVEEGLIEKIAGKGNRVTLPDDTQKQTLTLGWFSNSYEIEIINLIIQRFEQLNPYIKINLEILPNDQYVYNLMQSFKHGSGPDVFIVSDYHYRQLMEKDHLDLIEPYLPAHIDPMKDSYHQVFQMFSTENKMHVTPFVFSPVMICYNKRIFEKAGVLNDFHIKDWNDLLEVSRKTTNDLNEDNLVNEYGFCFSSSTNRWPVFLLQNKGSFKDSTGTKPVMNSKENIEALEFCVDLMYKHQVSPIFSHGSNDLAENLFMREGAAMILTTYYFMNEFRDHKIQWDVIPPPKNKDAGTLLLGGALGVHVDSPNKPAAHALIDFMVSEEAQILIKKNGSTIPMLRKVAEDNRLLQPDIHPEHYNAFIETMPVAKTIKDLHLTIEEFELIEREMHFLWANMEKPEETCQRIQQLLE; this is encoded by the coding sequence TTGATAAAACGACAAAGTGACTTTGAAAGTCGTTATAACAAGTTTATCCATGAGGTAAAACAAGAGATTATTACAGGGAAGATTAAACCTGGGGAATTTATATTGCCAGAAAATACATTAAGTAAAGAATATGCGCTTAGTCGAGTTTCCATAAGAAAAGCGTTAGCAGAGCTAGTGGAAGAAGGGCTTATAGAAAAAATAGCAGGAAAGGGAAACCGGGTAACCTTACCTGATGACACACAAAAGCAAACTTTAACGCTCGGTTGGTTTTCTAACTCCTATGAGATTGAGATTATTAATCTAATCATTCAGAGATTTGAACAATTGAATCCTTATATTAAGATAAATCTTGAAATTTTACCAAATGATCAGTACGTTTATAACCTTATGCAGTCATTTAAACACGGTTCTGGCCCGGACGTTTTTATAGTTTCAGACTATCATTATAGACAGCTGATGGAGAAGGATCACTTAGATCTTATAGAACCCTATTTACCAGCGCATATAGATCCGATGAAGGATAGTTATCACCAAGTTTTTCAAATGTTTTCAACGGAAAACAAAATGCATGTAACTCCGTTTGTTTTCTCGCCAGTAATGATTTGCTACAACAAACGGATATTTGAAAAAGCAGGCGTTCTAAACGATTTTCATATAAAAGATTGGAATGATCTGTTAGAGGTGTCCCGAAAAACAACAAATGATCTAAATGAGGATAATTTAGTGAATGAGTATGGTTTTTGTTTTTCGTCCTCGACTAACAGATGGCCAGTTTTTCTATTACAAAATAAAGGAAGCTTTAAGGATTCCACAGGAACTAAGCCGGTGATGAACAGTAAGGAAAATATAGAAGCGTTAGAGTTTTGTGTTGATTTAATGTACAAACATCAGGTATCCCCTATTTTTTCACATGGTAGCAACGACCTCGCTGAGAACCTGTTTATGCGAGAAGGGGCAGCGATGATCTTAACTACCTATTATTTTATGAATGAATTCAGAGACCATAAGATACAATGGGATGTAATTCCACCGCCTAAAAATAAAGATGCAGGCACACTTTTACTTGGAGGGGCACTTGGTGTCCATGTAGATAGTCCAAATAAGCCAGCCGCACATGCACTGATCGATTTTATGGTTAGTGAAGAGGCGCAAATATTGATAAAGAAAAATGGAAGTACGATTCCAATGCTGCGAAAGGTTGCAGAAGACAATAGACTCCTCCAGCCTGATATTCATCCAGAGCATTACAATGCCTTTATTGAAACGATGCCAGTCGCTAAAACGATCAAGGATTTACACCTAACGATTGAAGAATTTGAGTTAATTGAACGAGAAATGCATTTTTTATGGGCAAATATGGAGAAACCAGAGGAAACATGCCAAAGAATACAACAGCTTTTAGAATAA
- a CDS encoding dienelactone hydrolase family protein, whose protein sequence is MYALSTLHQQGAPSLLRLMERKRDWENKRDAIEKIWLQCIGGVPPLVQTHFDIISWKSYEDYYLIKIRYDTVFDDMVPANLLIPKGCNSKKVSTKDDAIEVLNSSHKQYPSVIALHPTSDNGKDDVSTTEGRQNRQYGLELAKRGYVVLAPDTITAGERVRQDEKPFQTASFDAAHPNWSAVAKMIVDHQQGISLLESLSCVDSDKIGVIGHSLGGYNGYFLAGVDRRIKAVVCSCGFSTFAGDPELHRWGKRDWFSHIPQLSNYINDDKVPFEFTEIAALVAPTPFFLWMGQNDSIFPHWKPAAEGLFELNSLYKWMDCTEKIQTLIGNSGHDFPYEIRQAAYLFLDKWLMK, encoded by the coding sequence ATGTATGCATTGTCCACTTTACATCAACAGGGTGCGCCTTCTCTTTTGCGATTAATGGAACGTAAAAGAGATTGGGAGAACAAAAGAGATGCAATCGAAAAAATTTGGTTACAATGTATTGGTGGGGTCCCACCTTTAGTACAGACACATTTTGATATAATCTCTTGGAAATCGTATGAAGATTACTATTTAATAAAGATAAGGTACGACACTGTTTTCGACGATATGGTTCCAGCAAACCTGCTAATACCGAAAGGATGTAACAGCAAAAAGGTTTCTACTAAAGATGACGCCATAGAGGTTTTGAACTCTAGTCACAAACAATATCCCTCCGTTATTGCGCTTCATCCAACGAGCGACAACGGGAAGGATGATGTAAGTACAACAGAGGGACGGCAAAACAGACAATATGGACTTGAGCTTGCTAAGAGAGGCTATGTAGTACTTGCCCCGGATACGATAACAGCTGGAGAACGGGTGCGACAGGACGAAAAGCCTTTTCAGACAGCAAGCTTTGACGCCGCACATCCGAACTGGTCTGCAGTAGCCAAAATGATTGTGGATCATCAGCAAGGAATTAGTCTATTAGAGAGTTTAAGTTGTGTAGATAGCGATAAAATAGGGGTGATCGGACACTCACTTGGAGGCTACAACGGTTACTTTTTAGCTGGCGTAGACCGTAGAATAAAGGCAGTAGTATGTAGTTGTGGATTTTCAACATTTGCAGGAGATCCGGAGTTACATCGTTGGGGAAAACGAGATTGGTTTAGTCATATCCCCCAGTTAAGTAACTACATAAATGATGATAAGGTTCCTTTTGAATTTACTGAAATAGCTGCATTAGTGGCACCTACACCTTTTTTTCTATGGATGGGGCAAAATGATTCTATTTTCCCGCATTGGAAACCAGCTGCTGAAGGACTTTTTGAACTAAATTCATTGTATAAGTGGATGGATTGTACAGAAAAAATCCAAACGTTAATAGGGAACTCGGGTCATGACTTCCCCTATGAAATTAGACAAGCAGCTTACTTATTTTTAGATAAATGGTTAATGAAATAA